The DNA segment ggagggtgggagCAGGGCCAGCATTGCTAAGGGTCGGGCACGGCTCTTTCTGAAGAAGAGACCGCATTGACTTCTTACCCAATAGGAGAACAGCAGCCCTGCATGTTGGGGTGTGGATGTCTGAGGCAGACAAGAGAACCGGTTTCCTTTCAGACATAGTTTGCATCTCTCCTGTCAACCCCCAGTCTTGAACTTCCCAAGAAGTCAGGAGAAGTGTCAGCATTGCACGTTACCTAATTCATTGATTCCTGCCTAGGAGCAGCTGATGCAGAATCATCAGGGGCCCATTGTACTGGCTTTAGTGAAGCAAACTATTTAAAGAATCATAAAGCTACTTTTCAAGTCCCCATCCTATGAGTGAACTGTGGAGAGAAGGGGCTCAGTTGCTTGGACAGACATTACTAATGCTTCCATGTACCGTTAAGAAAATTACAAATTTAATTCATGGTGTTTCTGACATGCAGCTCATGGAGTGTAGACACTACAGAGTGTGTAACCCCTTACCAGTGGGGTGTAGGAGGCAGAAATCGCTGAAGAGTGATTACGACCACTGTTGCTAATAACTGTTTTCTAGCAACCACTGCTTGGTAATGAATTTTATCAGCAACAGAGGGGATCCAGCAGTAGGATATAGACAGTAGAAATTTTTCTATTTGGCTTACTGGAATCAATATTACATTTATTAGAACAAAGGGAAGTTGCTGGGCTTTGGCAGGAGGGGATTATCTGACAGCTTAAAGTTAGTATTTAAGTCTAAAAATACATTCACAAAAGGGCAGAAAATTGAAGTATATAATTCATAATAAAGTGATTTCCAAAACTATTGTGGATTGTTTGGTACAGATGGAGATTTTAGTTTAAAAGAACAGCAAATCCTTGTGATTTGCAGCCTTTTTAATGGAATGATTACCTAATGTCTATAAAATGGATAATTTCTCTTCTAGGACTTTATGGAGATTTGGATACTCTGCCAGACTACTGAAAACTAATCATTTTAGGACAGCTGCATCAAATACATCATTTCCAGCAGTTTGGATGCTGTTGGCTCAATATTCTGGCAGAATACCTGGGCTGTTTGtagtagttaaaaaaaatagcttttttaCAATGCCTGAAACCCTGAAGGATAAAGCTGTAGAACTGTAcgcaccacatcctgaagtgcgAGGGATGACACTTCTCAACAGAGAAGCTTTTAAAAGGACAGTCGTTGTTCCAGTTCTTAAAGTCAAGAAAGAAATTATAAGTGTTTTGCTAAAGTCCCTAAAACACATGGTACTACAGCGTCCTGGTCTGAAGCGAGTGGTGGAGGATCCAGAAGATGAGGACAGTAGATTTCTTATTTTGGATCCTCATAAAGTACCAGAATTTTCACTGGGAGAACCAGAACAAGAGGTATTAAAACAGCTCAGCGTTTGTCCTGAGGTGTCCAAATATAACTTGGAGCTGACTTATGAGAATTTCAAGTCAGAGGAGATCCTACGAGCAGTCCTTCCTGAAGGTCAAGAAGTCACCTCTGGATTTAGCCGTGTTGGTCACATAGCTCATTTGAATcttagagatcatcagctccccTACAGATATTTGATAGGTAGGTTAAACAACTCATTTCAAAGAAGTAATtagtatattttgtatattgtTTAAAAGATTTTGTAACAGTTACTCTGTTATTACTTGATCAAAGAAGACTTCTGAGTGCTTTTCACTGGTCTGTTTTGACTTTGAACAATCTTGTGCTGATGCCATAGCTGTGCAGTGAAGGCACAGTTCTCCTACAGTAGTTGTGGTCTCACTTCACTGAGTGCTGCGTCGGGGTTAAAACATCTGTCTCAGACAGATGTCACATCTGCAACCCTGAATCATTGGGGTTGATGTAATACATGCTCAGTTTTGTGAATTTAACTCTGAACAGCAGTGTTTATCTCTGGTAGAATATGAAGAGCTTACAGCCTCCTACCTGAAATGTCTTTTGCCCTCTTTCAGGCCAGGTTATAATTGACAAGAATCCAGGAATCACCTGTGCAGTGAATAAAACCAGTATCATTGACAGCACCTACAGGAACTTCCAAATGGAAGTGCTTGCTGGAGAGAGCAACCTGGTAACCAAGGTACAGAGGATTCCCCCCTATTTTAATTGTAGTATGCTAAATCCCAAAGTATCTACCAGGAAGATGTGATGAAGAGAGGCTGCTAAGACCATTCCTTTGCACAGTGCCCACCTGTTACCTGTTTTAGAGCGTAGGAGTTGGTGGTTACTTCTAGGTTCATTTGTCCTGGTCTTCCAAGAGCAGACACACAGCCACAGGGATCATGGAGATAGGTATTCTTTCAAGTACACAGTCTAGGTTTTAATGACCTGTATAAGTATGAAGTGAAGGATTCTTACTGAGATACTAATTAAAAACATGTttgatctaaaaaaaaaagttttcttaatTTCACCAGGCCTTATATAGAGGCTGGCAGAGAGCATAAGACTGTTCTTAAATTGCACTGGCTTTGCAACTCAGGCAAGACAAATCTCATCCCTGTTTTGACATTTCTCAGGTGTGAGGCACCATGTAACTGCCAAATAGTCTTCACATAAGGTTTCTTGTCTTGAGATGGAAACTTGGCCACTGGTTCAACCAAAACTGTCAGCATTTTTATACTTTTAGAAGAGAGGACATTATATTACCAAATAAAACAGTTGAACAGCTTGGTAGAACATCTTGTACATGCACAGAGAAGGCATTTGAATTGTCAAGACACAAATGACAATCAAATATTGTGCAGATGGCATTAGCTCACCAAGCATGCATCTAGTGCACCACTGAGCTGCGTGCCACAGAGTGTGGACATACATCAGCGTGTATCTTGCTGGCAAAGTAAGCGATGCAGTGATTTGAATCCCAAGTGGCTTTACTTCAGAGTCACACATATTGATGTGTGGTGGTGCGAAGTCCGCATCTTGCACCCCACTCTTGCATCCCACTTTCATCTGAATAAATAGTGTTTCTTTTTAGGTCTGTTCTTCAGATAGTGGTCCCAGAGTTAGGGTTTGGATCAGTTTCCAGACTCTGTCACCTTGAGAGATAAAATACGGCATTTATTTCAAACTGCAGAATTGGCTCCCAATGGCTTTGAATTTGGCTGACTCTTGCCAAATTCTGGCTGACTTGTACTGTATCATTCTCAGGCACTTATTTACTATGTGGACTCTGCTGAGGAAGGCTTGAGGCATCTTCCCAGGGTCTGCTTTCAATAAAGGAGTTGTCAGCTAGCCACAAAGCTCTTGAAAagcctcagattttttttttttttatggtcaATTTGAGTTGCTGCTTTATTTCCACCTGGTGATCGGGACATGCATAAGCCAGCCATCTGGATTGATAGTTGGAACATTCCTTAGGGCTGTTTCCGATGAgtagatgtttttttttaatacaagatTCATGTATACTGCTAATGGGACAAGTGTCAACGTACACATTACCTTTTGATAAAGCACCTTGTTTTTTCGCTGTCTTAATTACTGATAATGCTTAAATATGTCTGGAATTTGAACACAGAGGCTTAAGCAAATGTTTTGGACTTTCAGgtcaaagaaaataatattacCTATGAACTGGACTTTTCCAAAGTCTACTGGAATCCACGTCTTTCCACAGAACATGGCCGTATCGTTGAGCTGTTAAAGCCTGGTGATGTCCTTTTCGATGTCTTTGCTGGGATTGGACCTTTTGCTATtccagcagcaaggaaaaagTGCCATGTATTTGCAAATGATCTCAATCCTGAATCCTACAGCTGGCTCCTGCACAACTGCAAACTAAACAAAGTGGACAGCAAAGTAAAAGCGTTCAACATGGATGGCAGAGACTTCCTCCTGGGGCCAGTAAGAGAAGAACTAAGTAAAGAGCTCCCACTTCTGaatgaagaacagaaaacatCTTTCCATATAGTCATGAATTTGCCAGCTTTGGCTATTGAATTTCTAGATGCCTTCAGGCATCTTCTGGATGGAGAgccatgcagcactgctgcccttcCCATAGTGCACTGCTACAGTTTCTCCAAGCATGATGACCCTGCCAAAGATATTCAAGAACGAGCTGGAGCTTCACTGGGAACCTCCTTGGATGGACGCTGTTCTACTTACCTGGTTAGAAATGTTGCACCAAACAAGGAGATGCTGTGCATTAGTTTCCAggttccagcagaggtgctgtacaAGAGGCCCTGCCCCAGTGAAGGTAAGGAACAAGCTTCCTATGTGAGAGTTGGATTTCAGGCTATGCCTTTtactgtcccaggctggtccCACCTTGTCAGCCTTGTGGGCCCCTTCAGCTATGCGACAGTAGCATTGTACTCTG comes from the Indicator indicator isolate 239-I01 chromosome 4, UM_Iind_1.1, whole genome shotgun sequence genome and includes:
- the TRMT5 gene encoding tRNA (guanine(37)-N1)-methyltransferase, with the protein product MGQTGILVMGTRTLWRFGYSARLLKTNHFRTAASNTSFPAVWMLLAQYSGRIPGLFVVVKKNSFFTMPETLKDKAVELYAPHPEVRGMTLLNREAFKRTVVVPVLKVKKEIISVLLKSLKHMVLQRPGLKRVVEDPEDEDSRFLILDPHKVPEFSLGEPEQEVLKQLSVCPEVSKYNLELTYENFKSEEILRAVLPEGQEVTSGFSRVGHIAHLNLRDHQLPYRYLIGQVIIDKNPGITCAVNKTSIIDSTYRNFQMEVLAGESNLVTKVKENNITYELDFSKVYWNPRLSTEHGRIVELLKPGDVLFDVFAGIGPFAIPAARKKCHVFANDLNPESYSWLLHNCKLNKVDSKVKAFNMDGRDFLLGPVREELSKELPLLNEEQKTSFHIVMNLPALAIEFLDAFRHLLDGEPCSTAALPIVHCYSFSKHDDPAKDIQERAGASLGTSLDGRCSTYLVRNVAPNKEMLCISFQVPAEVLYKRPCPSEAKPASKRLCTSKDYSEEKLLS